Proteins from a genomic interval of Hoplias malabaricus isolate fHopMal1 chromosome 13, fHopMal1.hap1, whole genome shotgun sequence:
- the c13h17orf75 gene encoding protein Njmu-R1 isoform X1 translates to MFVCQTSSFQESVDVDEKDTDLDSEELTAFSPKIQQINTYYSIYYYQSTRSESSEENVAWSQRRADSTSSQEDFSLTLLDCSLPEEAEPELRSYISRRLSKGALLGGMGNIATVELSVPEQALGCYCCLLDQVSSPEQPDSDGNGWVVCLLGDSEKGLNLFRIELDKYVQGLQSSLTPEMQNLESEVRPYLSLWYEESVMHVHRVVQAVQNNISFLLHAALSHTHVEVTGADEKTKTDVARFIKAASLQGLVQEEPGASQCKDVSEDSRSDLIIDFSNSPPAFTHAVSNRFCDDWIQAFLNAAERFNPFLLRQILENFKLKAIQDMNNLKRFIRQAEMSHYALFRCGVFLQNCGNSDVLLRNARAEHSGLQEACSIIRVLDEFLAEQAPSAVQ, encoded by the exons ATGTTCGTGTGTCAGACCTCCTCCTTTCAGGAGTCTGTGGATGTGGACGAGAAGGACACGGACCTGGACAGTGAAGAACTGACAGCtttcagtccaaaaatacaacAGATAAACACTTATTACTCCATTTATTACTACCAGAGCACCAG ATCTGAGTCCTCGGAAGAGAATGTGGCCTGGAGCCAGAGACGGGCAGATTCCACCAGCAGTCAGGAGGACTTTAG CCTAACCCTGTTGGACTGTAGTTTGCCGGAGGAGGCGGAGCCTGAGCTGCGGAGCTACATCTCCCGCAGACTGAGTAAAGGGGCGCTGCTCGGAGGGATGGGGAACATCGCCACCGTGGAGCTCAG tgttCCGGAGCAGGCCTTGGGTTGTTACTGTTGTCTGTTGGATCAGGTGAGTTCTCCAGAGCAGCCGGACTCGGATGGGAACGGCTGGGTGGTGTGTCTCCTTGGCGACTCAGAGAAGGGCCTCAACTT ATTCAGAATTGAGCTGGATAAATACGTCCAGGGTCTTCAGAGCAGCCTGACACCTGAA ATGCAGAATCTGGAGTCTGAGGTCAGGCCTTACCTGAGTCTGTGGTACGAGGAGTCAGTGATGCACGTCCACAGAGTGGTGCAGGCAGTCCAGAACAACATCAGCTTTCTGCTTCATGCT GCTTTGAGTCACACCCATGTAGAGGTCACTGGAGCAGACGAGAAGACCAAGACAGACGTGGCCAG GTTTATTAAAGCGGCGAGTTTACAGGGTCTGGTTCAGGAGGAACCAGGAGCATCACAGTGTAAAGACGTCTCTGAAGACTCTCGCTCCGATCTTATCATCGATTTCTCCAACAGCCCTCCAGCCTTCACCCACGCAG TGAGTAACCGGTTTTGTGACGACTGGATCCAGGCGTTCCTTAACGCAGCCGAGAGATTTAACCCTTTCCTTCTGCGCCAGATCCTGGAGAACTTCAAGCTCAAG gCAATCCAGGACATGAACAACTTGAAGCGTTTTATCCGGCAGGCTGAGATGAGCCACTACGCACTTTTCCGCTGTGGCGTGTTCCTGCAGAACTGTGGGAACAGTGACGTCCTGCTGCGGAACGCCAGAGCCGAGCACAGCGGCCTCCAGGAGGCCTGCAGCATCATCAGGGTCCTAGACGAGTTCCTGGCTGAGCAGGCTCCCAGCGCTGTACAGTAA
- the c13h17orf75 gene encoding protein Njmu-R1 isoform X2, producing MFVCQTSSFQESVDVDEKDTDLDSEELTAFSPKIQQINTYYSIYYYQSTSLTLLDCSLPEEAEPELRSYISRRLSKGALLGGMGNIATVELSVPEQALGCYCCLLDQVSSPEQPDSDGNGWVVCLLGDSEKGLNLFRIELDKYVQGLQSSLTPEMQNLESEVRPYLSLWYEESVMHVHRVVQAVQNNISFLLHAALSHTHVEVTGADEKTKTDVARFIKAASLQGLVQEEPGASQCKDVSEDSRSDLIIDFSNSPPAFTHAVSNRFCDDWIQAFLNAAERFNPFLLRQILENFKLKAIQDMNNLKRFIRQAEMSHYALFRCGVFLQNCGNSDVLLRNARAEHSGLQEACSIIRVLDEFLAEQAPSAVQ from the exons ATGTTCGTGTGTCAGACCTCCTCCTTTCAGGAGTCTGTGGATGTGGACGAGAAGGACACGGACCTGGACAGTGAAGAACTGACAGCtttcagtccaaaaatacaacAGATAAACACTTATTACTCCATTTATTACTACCAGAGCACCAG CCTAACCCTGTTGGACTGTAGTTTGCCGGAGGAGGCGGAGCCTGAGCTGCGGAGCTACATCTCCCGCAGACTGAGTAAAGGGGCGCTGCTCGGAGGGATGGGGAACATCGCCACCGTGGAGCTCAG tgttCCGGAGCAGGCCTTGGGTTGTTACTGTTGTCTGTTGGATCAGGTGAGTTCTCCAGAGCAGCCGGACTCGGATGGGAACGGCTGGGTGGTGTGTCTCCTTGGCGACTCAGAGAAGGGCCTCAACTT ATTCAGAATTGAGCTGGATAAATACGTCCAGGGTCTTCAGAGCAGCCTGACACCTGAA ATGCAGAATCTGGAGTCTGAGGTCAGGCCTTACCTGAGTCTGTGGTACGAGGAGTCAGTGATGCACGTCCACAGAGTGGTGCAGGCAGTCCAGAACAACATCAGCTTTCTGCTTCATGCT GCTTTGAGTCACACCCATGTAGAGGTCACTGGAGCAGACGAGAAGACCAAGACAGACGTGGCCAG GTTTATTAAAGCGGCGAGTTTACAGGGTCTGGTTCAGGAGGAACCAGGAGCATCACAGTGTAAAGACGTCTCTGAAGACTCTCGCTCCGATCTTATCATCGATTTCTCCAACAGCCCTCCAGCCTTCACCCACGCAG TGAGTAACCGGTTTTGTGACGACTGGATCCAGGCGTTCCTTAACGCAGCCGAGAGATTTAACCCTTTCCTTCTGCGCCAGATCCTGGAGAACTTCAAGCTCAAG gCAATCCAGGACATGAACAACTTGAAGCGTTTTATCCGGCAGGCTGAGATGAGCCACTACGCACTTTTCCGCTGTGGCGTGTTCCTGCAGAACTGTGGGAACAGTGACGTCCTGCTGCGGAACGCCAGAGCCGAGCACAGCGGCCTCCAGGAGGCCTGCAGCATCATCAGGGTCCTAGACGAGTTCCTGGCTGAGCAGGCTCCCAGCGCTGTACAGTAA